One Alphaproteobacteria bacterium DNA segment encodes these proteins:
- a CDS encoding peptidase M15: MTDWNAKYFKPEEFACKCGNCGGRSEMDAGTVERLDRLRERYGKPLAISSGFRCEKHISEMGKTTVGAHRQGRAVDIPCAGPDAFKLMSLAVELGFTGVGISQRAGQPRFIHLDDAPPAEGQPRPTCWSY, from the coding sequence ATGACCGACTGGAACGCCAAATACTTCAAGCCCGAGGAGTTCGCGTGCAAGTGCGGCAACTGCGGCGGGCGCTCGGAAATGGACGCGGGCACGGTCGAGCGCCTTGACCGGCTGCGCGAGCGCTACGGCAAGCCGCTGGCGATATCGTCGGGCTTTCGCTGCGAGAAGCACATCAGCGAAATGGGCAAGACGACCGTTGGCGCGCATCGCCAGGGCCGCGCGGTCGATATCCCGTGTGCGGGGCCTGATGCGTTCAAGCTAATGTCGCTGGCCGTCGAGCTTGGCTTTACGGGCGTCGGCATCAGCCAGCGTGCGGGGCAACCGCGCTTTATCCACCTCGACGATGCGCCCCCGGCCGAGGGGCAGCCGCGTCCGACCTGCTGGAGCTATTGA
- a CDS encoding N-formylglutamate amidohydrolase, producing the protein MTSSTAEILDPDPPFALAGDAPAAWRVPLVFSSPHSGSIYTSAFQASSKLDPVSLRRSEDAFVDELFARGAAAAGAPLLNALFPRAYVDVNREKWELDPAMFDGKLPDFVNTRSPRVGGGLGTLARVVANGTDIYRGKLSFSEARRRVETLYAPYHAALADLLARGTAKFGRVALIDCHSMPSIGGPMDRDPGKRRADFVLGDCHGRACAPSLIDAAERHLRDAGYAVARNEPYAGGYITRHYGQPANGHHALQIEINRGLYMDEARIAPAPGFDKLRNALTALTAVLASIAPTLPGPQE; encoded by the coding sequence ATGACGTCCAGCACCGCCGAAATCCTCGATCCCGATCCCCCCTTCGCGCTGGCCGGCGACGCACCGGCCGCATGGCGCGTGCCGCTGGTTTTTTCGTCGCCCCATTCGGGCAGCATCTACACCTCGGCCTTTCAGGCGAGTTCCAAGCTCGACCCCGTGTCCTTGCGCCGGTCCGAGGACGCCTTCGTCGACGAATTGTTCGCGCGCGGGGCCGCGGCCGCCGGCGCGCCTTTGTTGAACGCGCTGTTCCCGCGCGCCTATGTCGACGTCAACCGCGAGAAGTGGGAGCTCGACCCCGCGATGTTCGACGGGAAGCTGCCCGATTTCGTCAACACGCGCTCGCCGCGCGTGGGCGGGGGCTTGGGCACGCTCGCGCGCGTCGTCGCCAACGGCACCGATATCTATCGCGGCAAATTGTCGTTTTCCGAAGCGCGAAGGCGCGTCGAAACGCTCTACGCGCCCTATCACGCCGCACTCGCCGATCTTCTCGCGCGCGGCACCGCGAAATTCGGCCGCGTCGCGCTGATCGATTGCCACTCGATGCCCTCGATCGGCGGCCCGATGGACCGCGACCCCGGCAAGCGCCGCGCCGATTTCGTGCTCGGCGATTGTCACGGCCGGGCTTGCGCCCCCAGCTTGATCGACGCGGCCGAGCGGCATCTGCGCGACGCGGGCTACGCCGTCGCGCGCAACGAGCCTTACGCGGGCGGCTATATCACGCGCCATTACGGGCAACCCGCCAACGGCCATCACGCGCTTCAGATCGAAATCAACCGCGGCCTTTATATGGACGAAGCGCGCATCGCGCCCGCACCCGGCTTCGACAAGTTGCGCAACGCGCTGACGGCGCTGACCGCAGTTCTCGCTTCCATCGCCCCGACACTTCCCGGACCCCAAGAATGA
- a CDS encoding N-acetyltransferase: MIIRDAADTDLPAIHAIYAHHVANGLGTFEEAPPTLDEMRGRRAAIVDKGLPWLVATDTNGVILGYAYAGPFRPRSAYRFAVEDSIYVAPGAARKGVGKKLLAELIARCQAWGARQMLAVIGDSGNAGSIGVHKSLGFEHGGIMHAVGFKHGRWVDVVIMQRALGDGRDTLPPAGR; encoded by the coding sequence ATGATCATTCGCGACGCCGCCGACACCGACCTGCCCGCCATCCACGCGATCTACGCCCATCACGTCGCCAACGGGCTTGGCACGTTCGAGGAAGCGCCGCCCACGCTCGATGAGATGCGCGGCCGGCGTGCCGCGATCGTCGACAAAGGCTTGCCATGGTTGGTCGCGACCGACACGAACGGCGTTATCCTCGGCTACGCCTATGCCGGACCGTTCCGGCCGCGCTCGGCCTATCGCTTCGCGGTCGAGGATTCGATCTATGTCGCGCCCGGCGCGGCACGCAAAGGTGTCGGCAAAAAACTTCTCGCCGAGTTGATCGCCCGTTGCCAAGCCTGGGGGGCGCGGCAGATGCTGGCGGTGATCGGCGATTCGGGCAATGCGGGATCGATCGGCGTGCACAAATCGCTCGGGTTCGAACATGGCGGCATCATGCACGCCGTCGGTTTCAAGCATGGACGCTGGGTCGACGTCGTGATCATGCAACGCGCTTTAGGGGACGGCCGGGATACGCTCCCGCCGGCGGGACGATGA
- a CDS encoding tetratricopeptide repeat protein yields the protein MSEADTRLQAALDAHTKGRLAEAEAIYAAILVDRPDDVDALNLGGLALHALGKRDAARVRLERAVKLLPEFADAHANLGAVLRLEGEFDAAADCFLKALELDPSNGLAANNLGLVRMAQERPMEALGAFGQARALLPGQPDILVNVAIAKLTIGNAKDALADLELMAEAAGKNARGHYWRGRVLEALDRKADAVAAYEKALSLDPDHKDAKAALGR from the coding sequence ATGAGCGAAGCCGATACGCGCCTGCAAGCCGCACTGGACGCGCATACGAAAGGCCGCTTGGCGGAAGCCGAAGCGATCTACGCCGCGATCCTCGTCGACCGGCCGGACGACGTGGACGCGCTCAATCTCGGCGGCCTCGCCCTTCATGCGCTGGGCAAGCGCGATGCGGCGCGCGTGCGGCTCGAACGCGCGGTGAAGCTGCTGCCCGAATTCGCCGACGCGCACGCCAATTTGGGCGCGGTGCTCCGCTTGGAAGGCGAGTTCGACGCCGCCGCCGATTGCTTTTTGAAGGCGCTGGAACTCGATCCGTCCAACGGCTTGGCGGCCAATAATCTCGGCCTCGTGCGCATGGCGCAGGAACGGCCGATGGAAGCGCTGGGCGCCTTCGGCCAGGCGCGCGCGTTGTTGCCGGGCCAGCCCGATATTCTGGTCAATGTCGCGATCGCCAAACTCACCATCGGCAACGCGAAGGACGCGCTCGCCGATCTCGAATTGATGGCCGAAGCCGCGGGCAAAAACGCGCGCGGCCATTATTGGCGCGGCCGCGTGCTGGAAGCGCTGGACCGCAAGGCGGATGCGGTCGCCGCCTACGAAAAGGCGCTCAGCCTCGACCCCGATCACAAGGATGCGAAAGCCGCGCTCGGGCGGTAA
- a CDS encoding histidine phosphatase family protein, with product MTGDSAEGRVLIERLRAGGLVLFFRHAVTLGMKCDRTFRIGDRDGQRNISAAGRDQSRRIGEELRARDIRIALPVLAGPVFRARDTAELAFGESNVRVTDDLIADDYAGGRLDAVLEAHARLFSAPVAPGANRVLVGHRTPAIMVLGESVAQRAFPEGAALVLEPVPPRGRLLGIWMPAPIEGAGFHSC from the coding sequence GTGACCGGCGACAGCGCCGAGGGCCGCGTGTTGATCGAGCGGTTGCGCGCGGGCGGGCTGGTGCTGTTCTTCCGTCACGCCGTCACGTTGGGCATGAAGTGCGATCGGACTTTCCGCATCGGTGATCGCGACGGTCAGCGCAATATCTCCGCCGCCGGTCGGGACCAATCGCGCCGGATCGGCGAAGAATTGCGCGCCCGAGACATTCGCATCGCATTGCCGGTTCTCGCCGGACCGGTTTTCCGCGCGCGCGATACGGCGGAACTCGCGTTCGGCGAAAGCAATGTGCGTGTGACCGACGATTTGATCGCCGACGATTACGCGGGCGGCAGATTGGACGCCGTGCTCGAAGCGCATGCGCGCTTGTTTTCGGCGCCCGTGGCACCCGGTGCCAACCGCGTGCTGGTCGGGCACCGCACGCCCGCGATCATGGTGCTGGGCGAGAGCGTGGCGCAGCGCGCCTTTCCCGAAGGGGCGGCGCTGGTGTTGGAGCCTGTCCCCCCGCGCGGTCGGCTGCTTGGCATCTGGATGCCAGCCCCGATCGAGGGCGCGGGGTTTCATAGCTGCTAA
- a CDS encoding MlaE family lipid ABC transporter permease subunit, which yields MAELRRAPGWAQSGHDGAAGVATLGGRWTLAFVPDLEAALAKIDVKGARNVRVDIAAVEALDSGGAWLIHRQFRRWREAGIDIELAGASDAQAALLERMEAAEEERKPLARPFEGAFRALAERAGENTIALLREAYALLAFLGAVASTWSLSWYRPQRVRLTSIVHHIERIGIDALPILGLLSFLIGIVLAFQGADQLRAYGAEVFTVNLLGVSILREIGVLITSILVAGRTGSAFTAEIGTMKVNQEIDAMRTIGLDPMETLVLPRLIALAIALPLLVFYANTMALIGGMTLSLLSLGLSLEQFLEQLSTAVSLSTYVIGLIKAPVFAVLIGLVACYEGLKVSGSAESVGIHTTRSVVKSIFLVILADAAFSIVFSYLGI from the coding sequence ATGGCGGAACTTCGGCGCGCACCGGGATGGGCCCAAAGCGGGCATGACGGCGCCGCCGGCGTGGCGACGCTCGGCGGGCGCTGGACGCTCGCCTTCGTGCCCGATCTCGAAGCCGCACTGGCCAAAATCGACGTGAAGGGGGCCCGCAACGTGCGGGTCGATATCGCCGCTGTCGAAGCGCTGGATTCGGGCGGCGCTTGGCTCATCCACCGGCAATTCCGCCGCTGGCGCGAAGCCGGGATCGATATCGAGCTCGCGGGTGCTTCGGACGCGCAAGCCGCCTTGCTCGAGCGCATGGAAGCGGCCGAGGAAGAACGCAAACCCCTCGCAAGGCCGTTCGAGGGCGCGTTCCGGGCACTCGCCGAACGCGCGGGCGAGAATACGATCGCATTGCTGCGCGAGGCTTACGCGCTGCTCGCGTTCCTGGGCGCGGTCGCTTCGACCTGGAGCCTGTCGTGGTATCGCCCGCAACGCGTGCGGCTGACCAGCATCGTCCATCATATCGAACGCATCGGCATCGATGCGCTGCCGATCCTGGGCTTGCTGTCCTTCCTGATCGGCATCGTGCTCGCCTTCCAGGGGGCGGACCAATTGCGCGCTTACGGCGCGGAAGTCTTCACGGTGAATCTGCTCGGCGTGTCGATCCTGCGCGAGATCGGCGTGCTGATCACCTCGATCCTGGTCGCGGGCCGCACGGGCAGCGCCTTCACCGCCGAAATCGGCACGATGAAGGTGAACCAGGAAATCGACGCGATGCGCACCATCGGCCTCGACCCGATGGAAACGCTGGTGCTGCCGCGCTTGATCGCGTTGGCGATCGCGCTGCCGCTGCTCGTCTTCTACGCCAATACGATGGCGCTGATCGGCGGCATGACGCTGTCGCTCCTCAGCCTCGGCCTGTCGCTCGAACAATTCCTCGAGCAGCTGTCGACGGCCGTATCGCTCAGCACCTATGTGATCGGCTTGATCAAGGCGCCGGTCTTCGCGGTGCTGATCGGCCTGGTCGCGTGCTACGAAGGCTTGAAGGTCTCGGGCTCGGCCGAAAGCGTGGGCATCCACACGACGCGCTCGGTCGTCAAATCGATCTTCCTGGTGATCCTCGCGGACGCCGCGTTCTCCATCGTATTTTCGTATCTGGGCATATGA